ACCGCTCGAAGACCCGGTGCCACTCCGAGCGCGGGATGCCGGGGCCCTCGTCCAGGACTTCGAGGTCCAGCGACTCGGGGCCGTCGCCGCGTCGGGCCTTCACCGTGACGCGGCCGTGCGGCGGGCTGTGCTTGACCGCGTTGTCGATGAGGTTGGCGACGACCTGGTGGATCCGCTCCGGGTCCGCGTGCGCGCTCAGCTCCGGCGGCGACACGTCGAGGTGCAGATGGACGTCCGTACGCGTGTGACTGCCGGAGCCGGAGGCGATGCCCGCGCGCGCGGACGCCACCATGTTGGCCTCCTTGAGCACACCCGACAGGTACGGCCACACCTCGAAACGGCGCTTGCGCAGCGGTACGACGCCGTTGTCCAGGCGGGAGAGGTCGAGCAGCGTCTCCACCAGCCGGCCGAGCCGCTCCGTCTGCTTCAGGGCGGTGCGCATCGTCTCGGGGTCGGCGGCCGAGACACCGTCCACGACGTTCTCCAGGACCGCCCGCAGGCCCGCGATGGGGGTGCGCAGCTCGTGCGAGACGTTCGCCACGAGCTCCTTGCGCTGGCGCTCCTGGGCCTCCAGGTCGTCGGCCATGCGGTTGATCGTCTGGGCCAGGTCGCCCAGTTCGTCGCGGCGGTCGGCGCCCCTGACCCGGCGGGTGTAATCGCCGTGCGAGATGCCCCGCGCGACGGTGTTCATCTCGTCCAGCGGAGCGGTGATGGAGTGCGCCACGAACTGGGTGATCAGCAGGGTGGCGATCATGGAGAAGACCGTGATGAAGCGCAGTTCCGTCTCGGTGCGCACCGCGATCATCAGCAGGCCGGTGGTGATGAAGACCGAGACGACGACCAGCGTGCCGAGCTTCGTCTTGATCGAGAAGGGACGCACGTCACCCCAGGATCCGGCAGCGGGACCCGCGCCCAGAACCGGGCCGGGGCCCGGACCCGCGCCCGCGCTCGTGCCGGGCGGGGGCGGCGGGGGCGGCGTGGTGCCCGAGGTCGTACCGGGCATGCTGCCGGCCCCGGAAGCCCAAGCCGGCGTCGAAGCCGAACCCTGAGCCGATGCCGATGCCGATGCCGATGCCGAATCCGGAGTCGGAACCGGGGCCGCGCCCGGCTTCGTGCCCGGAGCCGGGGGCGTCGCTGAGAAGCCTCTCCCGTCGTCTCCGCCTTCCCCGTCGCTCGGGCCGGAAGGCGCACCCGCGCCCGGACCCGCTCCGGCGGCCGGGCCGGAGCCCTTGCCGGAACCCCGGCCCGAGACCCGCCCCGCACCCGCCTTGACGCGCTTGCGCAGTACGCCGAGACCCCTCATCACATACGCCCCCTCGGTCAGGGTGCCCGACCCTAGGGTGTCGGGGTCTCCAGCGCGTAGCCCACGCCGTGCACCGTACGGATCCGCTCCGCGCCGATCTTCCGGCGCAGCGCCTTGATGTGGCTGTCCACGGTCCGGGTGCCGGAGGCGTCCGCCCAGTCCCAGACCTCGGCCAGCAGCTGCTCGCGCGAGAGGACCGCGCGGGGTGTGTTCGCCAGGCAGACCAGCAGGTCGAACTCGGTGGGCGTGAGGTGTACGTCGTCGGCGCGCACCCGCACCCGGCGCTGGGCGTGGTCGATCTCCAGCTCGCCGAGGCGCAGGATGCCGGAGCGCGGGGTGGACGCGGCCAGCGCGGCCCGCTCCACGCGGCGCAACAGAACGTGCACGCGCGCGGCCAGCTCCCGCATCGAGAACGGCTTCGTCATGTAGTCGTCGGCGCCCACGCCGAGGCCGACCAGCATGTCCGTCTCGTCGTCGCGGGCGGTGAGCATCATCACCGGCACCGGACGGGCCGCCTGGACGCGGCGGCAGACCTCCAGGCCGTCGAAACCGGGCAGCATGATGTCGAGGATCAGCAGGTCTGGCTGCCATGCCTCGGCCGTGTCCACGGCGGCCGGCCCGTCACCCGCCGTTTGCACGAGGAATCCCTCGGCGCGAAGCCGGGCGGCGATGGCGTCGACGATCGTCGGATCGTCCTCGACCACCAGCACCCGGCGCTGAGCGCCCGGCGTGGCCGCCGTGCCGTTGTGCGAGGTGTGTGTCTGCTCCATCGCCCGCCCCTGAGTGTGCTTTCCGGAACCAGTGGGGTGATTCCATGACTGCGCTTGACGCTTGAATGATCGGCGTCAGAGCAGCAGGGTACGGCCAGTGACCGCCGCTCGGCTATCCAGGCCTTACCGCGAGATGCACCACGTCCGGAACGCCCCGGGCAACGGGGATCTCTTCGGTACGCACCTGTTGGAACCCGGCATTCCGCAAGGTTCTTGCGAAATCAGGCGAAGGTTTGGCCGACCAAACAGCGAGTACCCCGCCGTCCCTCAACACCCGTGCGCACGCGGCGAGTCCGGCCTGTGAGTACAGGCTCTCGTTGCCCTCCGTGACGGTCCACTCGGGTCCGTTGTCGATGTCGAGGCAGAGTACGTCGTACGTGTCGGATGTCTCATTGACGTGTGCGACGAGATCGACCTCGATGATCTCGGTGCGCGGATCCGCGAGTGCGGGGGCCGACAGTTCCGAGAGGGGCCCGGAGCGGTGCCAGTCGATGATGGCCCGCTCCCGTTCGGCGACCGCGATACGGCCCCAGCGGGGGTCGGCCGCCGCGTGGGCGAGGGAGAAGCCGACGCCGAGGCCGCCGATCAGGATCTCCGGTTCGGGGCGCCCGTCCAGCGCGCCGAGCGCGGCGTCGACCAGCAGCCTCTCCGAGCGGCCGTCGGAGGTGTCCATGAGGAAGCAGCCGTTGGCGATGATCTGCAGCAGCTCGCCGTGCCGGCGCAGCACGACCTCGCCGTACGGTCCCTCGCGGCGGTCGATGACTTCGGGGCTGCCGTGCGGGGCGTCGTACGCGGTCATGGGTTCATCCTGGCAAGCGGGCCCCGGTCCGGCAGCCGATTTTCGCCACGCGGCGGGAGGGCTCGGGGGCCGGCGGTGGCCGACTGTGGGGCTTGGCGGGTCGGCGCAGGGTGGCGAACCGACCGGGCTCGGTAAGCCGGCCAGTCCCGGCGAGTCGGTCCGGCTTGGCGAGTCGGCCCGGCTTGGCGAGGGGGCCGGGCCTGGGAAGCCGACCGGGCCCGGCGGGTCGGTCGGGCCTGATGAGCCCACGGGCCCTGGCGAACCCATCGGCCCTGACGCCCTGGCCCCGCCGGCTCCTCCTGGCGGTGTCCGGCTGGTCGGTCGGCGAGGGCCTGGTGGCCTTCGCCGACCCCCTGACGGACTGGGGTCACCCGCTGGCCCTGGCCGCCGGGATCGCCACCTGGCCGTGGGTGCGGCGGGCGCGCCGGGCACGTGATCGCTCACAGCGAACAGGCCCAGGGGAACAATCAGCGGCTCACGTGCATTGAGTCGGCATAGCTCAACTTGAATGCCGAAGGGGAGATCATGACTTTGACGTCCGAACCGCTCACTCTGCCCGTGCTGCCGCTCGACGACGAGGTCGTGCTGCCCGGCATGGTGGTGCCCCTGGACCTGAACGACGCCGATGTACGCGCCGCGGTGGAGGCCGCCCAGGCCGACGCCCGCTCCAGTGGCAGCAAGCCGAGGGTGCTCCTTGTTCCGCGGATCGACGGCACGTACGCGAACACGGGGGTGCTCGGCACGGTCGAGCAGGTGGGACGCCTCGCCGACGGCGACCCCGGCGCCCTGATCCGCGGTCGCGGACGGGTGCGGGTCGGCGCCGGTACGACCGGTCCCGGCGCGGCCCTGTGGGTGGAGGGCACGCAGGTCGAGGAGACCGTGCCCGACCCGTTGCCCGGCGCCGTGACCGAGCTGGTCAAGGAGTACAAGGCGCTGGCCACCGACTGGCTGAAGAAGCGGGCCGCCTGGCAGGTCGTGGACCGCGTCCAGCAGATCGACGACGTGTCCACGCTCGCCGACAACTCCGGCTACTCGCCGTTCCTGACGACCGCCCAGAAGGTCGAGCTCCTTGAGACCACCGACCCGGTGGCCCGGCTGAAGCTCGCCACCGAGCAGCTGCGCGAGCACCTCGCCGAGCAGGATGTCGCCGAGTCCATCGCCAAGGACGTACAGGAAGGTGTGGACAAGCAGCAGCGGGAGTTCCTGCTGCGGCGGCAGCTGGAGGCCGTGCGCAAGGAGCTGCGCGAGCTGAACGGCGAGGCCGAGGGCGAGGAGTCCGACGACTACCGGGCCCGCGTCGAGGCCGCCGACCTCCCGGAGAAGGTCCGTGAGGCCGCGCTCAAGGAGGTCGAGAAGCTGGAGCGCTCCAGCGACCAGTCGCCGGAGGGTTCCTGGATCCGCACCTGGCTCGACACCGTGCTCGAACTCCCGTGGAGCGAGCGCACGGAGGACGAGTACGACATCCAGGGCGCCAAGACGGTCCTGGACGCCGAGCACGCGGGCCTGGACGACGTGAAGGAGCGGATCACCGAGTACCTGGCGGTCCGCAAGCGGCGCAACGACCGGGGTCTGGGTGTCGTGGGCGGCCGGCGCGGCGGTGCCGTGCTCGCGCTCGTCGGACCTCCCGGCGTCGGCAAGACGAGCCTGGGTGAGTCGGTCGCGCACGCTATGGGCCGCAAGTTCGTCCGGGTCGCCCTCGGCGGCGTACGGGACGAGGCGGAGATCCGCGGTCACCGGCGTACGTACGTCGGCGCGCTGCCCGGCCGGATCGTACGGGCGATCAAGGAGGCCGGGTCCATGAACCCGGTGGTCCTGCTCGACGAGATCGACAAGGTGGGCTCCGACTTCCGGGGCGACCCGGCGGCGGCCCTCCTCGAAGTCCTCGACCCGGCCCAGAACCACACCTTCCGGGACCACTACCTGGAGGTCGAGCTGGACCTGAGCGATGTCGTCTTCCTGGCCACGGCCAACGTGCTGGAGGCCATCCCGGAGGCGCTGCTCGACCGTATGGAACTGGTGCGGCTCGACGGGTACACCGAGGACGAGAAGGTCGTCATCGCCCGCGACCACCTGCTCCCGCGTCAGCTGGAGCGGGCCGGTCTGGAGAGCGCCGAGGTCACCCTCGACGAGAGCGCGCTGCGCAAGCTGGCCGGTGAGTACACGCGGGAAGCGGGCGTACGGAACCTGGAACGGTCCGTCGCACGGCTGCTCCGCAAGATCGCGGCGCAGCACGAACTCGGTGAGCGCGAGCTGCCGTTCACGGTGGGCGAGGACGACCTGCGCGCCTTGATCGGCAGGCCGCACCACGTGCCCGAGTCCGCACAGGACCCGGCCGAGCGCCGTACGGCGGTGCCCGGGGTGGCGACCGGTCTCGCGGTCACCGGCGCCGGTGGTGACGTCCTCTTCGTCGAGGCGTCGCTCGCCGACCCGGAGACGGGCGCGGCGGGTCTGACCCTCACCGGTCAGCTGGGTGACGTGATGAAGGAGTCGGCACAGATCGCGCTCTCCTTCCTGCGCTCGCACGGCGCCGAACTGGAGCTGCCCGTCGCCGACCTCAAGGACCGGGGCGTGCACATCCACTTCCCGGCGGGCGCGGTACCGAAGGACGGCCCGAGCGCGGGCGTCACGATGACGACGGCGCTGGCCTCGCTGCTGTCGGGCCGGCTGGTCCGTACGGACGTGGCCATGACCGGTGAGGTCTCGCTCACCGGCCGGGTGCTGCCGATCGGCGGCGTCAAGCAGAAGCTGCTCGCCGCGCACCGGGCGGGGGTCACCACGGTGATCATCCCCAAGCGCAACGAGGCCGACCTGGACGACGTCCCGGCCGAGGTTCTGGACAAGCTCGACGTCCACGCGGTGACGGACGTCCGCCAGGTCCTGGAACTGGCGCTGGCGCCGGCGACGAACGGCGCGGCGACGGAGGTTCCGGTGGCGGCGTGACGGACGCCATCGGTCATGGAAGGCCCGGGCCCCTCTTCGCGAGGGGCCCGGGCCTTCCGCATGCGTGCGGGCTTTCCGGACGCATACGGGCTGTGCGCGTACGGGGCGGACGGTCAGCCGTTGGCGAGTGCCACCACGCGGTCGAGGGCGCCGTTGAACTTGTCGTGGTCGCCGACCGTGGGGCCGGAGGACGTGTACTGCCACATCGTGTAGTAGTCCCAGCCCGCCGGAAGCGTGCCCACCGCCGTGGCGTAACGGGCGACCCAGAGCGGGTTGGCGGAGGCGAAACCGGCGTAGTCCCCGGTGCACTGGGTCCACCAGCTGGTGGCCGTGTAGATGACGGCGTCACGGCCGGTGCGGGCCTTGTACTGGTTCAGGAAGTCACGGATCCAGGTGACCATCGCGCTCTGCGTCTTGCCGTAACAGGCCGCCCCGTACGGGTTCCATTCGATGTCGAGGGTGCCCGGCAGCGTCCTGCCGTCCTTCGACCAGCCGCCGCCGTTGTTCACGAAGTAGTTGGCCTGCGCGGCGCCGCCCGTGGTGTCGGGGGTCGCGAAGTGGTACGCGCCCCGGATCATGCCGACGTTGTAGGAGCCGTTGTACTGCTGGGCGAAGTAGGGGTTCGTGTAGTACGTCCCCTCGGTGCCCTTCGCATAGGCCCACTTGACCCCGCTGCTCCACAGGGTCGACCAGGCGACGTTGCCCTGGTGGCTGCTGACGTCCACGCCCTCCGTCCGGGTGGCGTCACTCAGGGTCGGCAGGCCGTCCTGACCGTCGTGCGGGATGACGCCCATGCCCAGGTACGCGGAGCCGCGGGCCGGGACGTCGGCGGCGTGGGCGGGGCGGGCGACGAGCGGGGAGACGGCCAGGAAGAGAGACAGGAAGAGAGACAGGGAGAGGGACAGGAGCAGGATGCCCGTCGCACCGAGGCGCGTTCTGAGGGGGTCGACTGCGCGCGGGGGGTGGGCCGTTCCGGACAGGTGCACGGACATGTTCGCGCCTCCGAGGACTCGGTGGTGGCCGGTGGTGGTGCTCCATGAAAAATGGCGTGGGCATGCCATGCGGGTGTGCGGTGAAGAAGCTACGCACGCGGGCGACCGGCCGAAAGAGGGCTCGGCGGCTGCCGTTGGTCTATTCCTGCGAAATACTGGCCGAGCTGCGGCAATGGTGGTCTTTGGCGGAAACTTTCAGGATCGGGAAACCGGGTCATGGGTGCTGACGTGCACGAGGGCGGTACGGGCGAGGGGCGTCGGGCGGGATCCGGCGTTCCGGGGAGTGGCGTGGACCAGGGGGCGGGGGGCGGCGGGTCCGTGGATCAGGAGTTTCTGGCTCTGGAGCGGGAGCTGACCGTTCTGCTGCGGCGGGCGCGGGCGTCCTCCGGGGAGATGGTGCGTGAGGTCCATCCCGACCTGGAGTCCTCCGCGTACGGGCTGCTCGTACGGCTGGAGGAGCGCGGGCGGCAGCGGGCGACCGAGCTCGCCGCGTACATCGGGGTCGGCAAGGCCACGATGTCGCGGCAGTTGCGGGCGCTGGAGGAGCTGGGGCTCGTCGCCCGGGAGCCGGATCCCGCGGACGGGCGGGCGTGGCTCGTGCATCTCACCGACGTGGGGCGGGAGCGGTTCGGGACCGTGCGGGATGCTCGGCGGGCCCGGTATGTGCGGGAGTTGGCCAACTGGGAGCGGGGGGAAGTGGCCGAGCTGGCTCGGTTGTTGCATCGGCTGAACCGGGGGGTCGAGCGGGGGTAGCGGCCCGGCCGGAGGCCGCGGGCCGGTGGGGCGGGTTGCGCCGTTCCCCGCGCCCCTGAAGAGCGAAAGATTGCGCCGTTCCCCGCGCCCCTTGGGGGCTGCGCCCCCTGAAGACAAAAGATTGCGCCGTTCCCCGCGCCCCTATGGGCGCAGGACTGCGCCGTTCCTCGCGCCCCTTGGGGGCTGCGCCCCCTGAAGACAAGAGATTGCGCCGTTCCCCGCGCCCCTGAGGGGCGCAAGGCGGCTCACGCCTCGCGTCGTTCAGAGTTCTACGTGGGCCACCGTTGCGTCGTCGTGGGGTTTGGAGCGGCCCAGGTAGGTGGGGGCCGTGTCCGCGAGTTCCAGGGCGCGGACCCGGTCGATCAGGGACCGGCCGCCCTCCTTGCGGACCAGGGCGAACAGGTCCGTCCAGTCGCCCTCGCCGAACTTCTCCACCCACCGCGTCGCCCCGTCCGTGAGCGCCGTGAGGGCGCGGACCTCGGAGCGGGGGAGTGTGCCCGTGACGGCGCGCGACGCCACCGTGGGGTCTGCCGCGGCCGTGAAGAAACCACCCTCCTTGTTGCGCATCATCGCGTCCGTCGCCGCCACCGACCGCAGTGTGGCGAGCGGGACCCGCGAGAGGCGGTCGTCCAGGACGGGGATGACGGCCCCGGCCGGAGACTCGATGAGGAGCGCCGAGTCGGACAGCACCAGGTACTCGACGAACGCCTCTGACCAGCGCGCCAGCACCACCGTTGCCTGCGGGGTACGCGGGTGAGAAAGGTCACAGGTGGTCCGATGGGCGTCGGCGGTACGGGTGATGGCATGCCCCAAGACCTCAGGGAGCGTCAGATCCCGCCGCGTAACGGACAGTTCGTGCAACGCGCCACCGAGCCGGGCCGTGAACCAGGGGACGGAATGCAGACACCCCTGATCGGTCGCGGGAGGCGTCACACCGTCCAGGACGACGATCGAACCGCCTTGTCCGGAGGCGGGAAGCCCGACCGACGCGTAGTCCTCGTCGGGGCGGGCGGGGTCACCGGGGACCGAGATCAGTTCCGAGCGCATCCGGCCAGTCTGCACGACCCCTTCACGAGCTTCACCAAAGGCTGGCAACCGTTGGTCAAATGGTCCGGACAAGCAGGTCAGGCGCCTGTTTTGCGACGGATTCACCGACTCCGCCGAAGCGTGGCGGCGCATCCTGCCATTCGGTTGCCGTGGACGTCCAACCGGCCTTCCGCGCAGGGGTGTCGCACGCGCCAGGGGAACTTGCCGGGCCGCTCCCCGGCGATGTTCACTCCTTCGTGTGGCGGGTCAGGCGATGCGCGACCACTGCCCACCGGCACTGGGAAGGTCGGGAGCCGAACCGGGACGACACGCGAGTTGACGGATCGTCACCCGGGCCCATGGGGACACGAGTCAAGAATGCGAGCACCGGTGCAGAAAATGCGGCCTCGGCGCAAAGGCAGGCAGCCGGCCTCGGGTGGAGCCTCAGGGCCCACCCCGAACACACCGGCACCGCAGGACACTCCGGACCCCGCGGGACGAGGCCGGCCCGCTCATGTACGCAGTCGGCTGATCGTCGCGGTCGCCGTCGTGGCCGCCGCGATCGCCGGAGCGGGCGCTCCGTCCGTGATCGCCGCCTCCGGACAGCTGAACGACTCACAGAACCTGGTGACGTCGGCGGAGCGGACCAAGGACGCCCTGGCCCTCGCCCACTCGCTGGCCGACGAACGCGACGAGGTCACCTCCTACCTCGCGGCCGGCCGGCCCAAGGGCGAAGCCCCCTCGGAGCGCCGCAGCACCCGCGTGGACCGCCAGGTCGACGAACTGCGCGTCGCCGCCGTCGAGGCGGACGCACCCGCGTCCTTCCTCAAGACGCTCGACGCGATCGCCGCCGTCCGCAGGTCGGCGCTGACCGGGGAGAGCAGCGCCCTCGAAGCGCACCAGGCGTACTCGACCGCGCTCACCGAACTCCACTCCCTCGCCGAGGACCTGGCCGAGGACATTCCGCCTCGCGCGGGCTCCGGCGCGCACGCCCTCGCCGACCTCGACACCGCCGTCCAGCAGGCCGCGTCGACCCGTGGGCTGCTCCTCGCCGCGCTGAGCGTGCCCACCAGCAAGCAGACCACCACCGACCCCATCACGGGCCTGCCCACCACGACCACCACGTCGTCGGCCGCCGCGACCAAGCAGCGCGACGCACTCACCGCCGCCGCGCAGCAGGCCCACGTCCGTGAGCAGGCCGCCCTGGCCGATTTCACCGGCACGGCGCCCAAGGCGGACCGGGCCTCGTACGACTCCACGGTCAACGGACCGGATGTCGCGTCCGCGGAGAAGTACCTGGCGAGCCTGGCGGACCAGCCCACCCTCTCCGACGACGAACTGGCCACCAGCACCAAGAAGCTGGACGCGGCGCTCTCCTCCCGCGTCGAGCTGATGCGCGGCGTCGAGGCGTCCCTCAACACCCAGCGCGCCGAGGAACTGGCCCAGCTGCGCGACGACGACGTCACCGGGCTGGAGATCCGGGTCGCGATCCTCGGCGCCCTGATGCTGCTCGCCGTCGGTGTCTCCACCGGGATGGCCCGCTCGCTCACCCGCCCGCTGTCCGTGCTGCGCCGTGGCTCGGCCCGGCTGGCCGCCGAGCCCGGCACCGGTGACCCGGTCAAGTTCACCGGGCGCAACGACGAGTTCGCCCAGGTCGTGCGCTCCGTCAACACGCTCCACACGCACGCCGTCGCGCTCCAGGAGCGCCTGGGCACGCTGGAGGGCGACCGCAAGCACCTCATCGGCCAGCGCCAGAAGATGGCCGACGAGCGGGACGCGTTCCGTACCGAGCTCGCCGAGGCCACCACCCGTCTGGAGCAGGTCCGGCAGAACATCCACGGCACCTACGTCAGCCTGGCCCTGCGCACGCTCGGTCTGGTCGAACGGCAGCTCGGCGTCATCGAGGGCCTCGAAGAGCGCGAGCAGGACCCCGAGCGCCTCGCCACGCTCTTCCGGCTCGACCACTTCGCCACCGTCATGCGCCGCCACAGCGAGAACCTGCTGGTCCTCGCGGGCGCGGAGCACGGCCACCAGCACCCGGGGCCCGTCCCGCTGGTCGACGTGGTCCGGGCGGCCGTCAGCGAGGTCGAACGGTACGAGCGCGTCCGGATCTCCGCGCTGCCGCCGCACGCGCACCTCGCCGGGTTCGCGGCGGACGACGTCAGCCACCTGGTGGCCGAACTCCTGGAGAACGCCTCCTCGTTCTCGCCGCCCGACATCCCCGTCGAGGTCTCCGGCTGGCTGCTGGAGAGCGGCGAGGTCATGCTCTCCGTCCAGGACGAGGGCATCGGTATGACCGGTGAGCGGCTGGAGAGCCTCAACACCCGCCTCACGGCCTTCGACCCGGAGGACGCGTACGACGAGGAGAGCGGCGAGGGGCTCGGGCTCGGCCTGTACGTGGTCGCCCGGCTCGCGCACCGGCACGGTGTACGGGTGCAGTTGCGGGAGCAGAAGCAGGGCGGCATCACGGCCGTCGTGGTCCTGCCCAAGGGGCTGCTCGCCGCCGCGCCCGCCGTGGCCGTGCCCCAGGCGACGACCGCCCGTACGCCGGGGGGCGCCGCCGCGATGTCCCTGCCGGGAGCGGACGCGGAGGTCAACTCCAACGTGCTGTACGGCCGCCAGGACCGCGACCCGCTGATCGCGGCGGCGGAAAACACCCTGCGCGACAGGGACGCCACGAAAGACACGGACGCCACGGGCGACACGAGCGACACGGACATAGCTGTCGCACCGCCCGCCCCGTCAGGCGCACCCGAGTCGTCTGCCGCGCCGGACCAGGCTGCCGCGCCCGAGTCGGCTGCCGCCGCCGAGGCCACAGCCGCTGCCGAGCCTGCGGCTGCCGCCGGGCCCTCGGACGCGGCCGACCCTGCCGGCCCTGCCGGCCCTGCCGGAACCGCGGCCCCCTCCGACCCGGAGGCGGGTCAGGTCGCCGGTCCCGAGACCACCATGGTCCTCGCGGCCCCGGTGCCTCCCGTGCCGGACGGGTCCGCCGAGCCCGCCGCGGCCGGCGACGCGTCCCCGTCGGACGCCCCGGCCGTCCGGCTGCCGGCTCAGGGCGGTGCCGGGCACCGCACGGAGACCCGCCGCGCCCCCGACCCGTACGCCATCGGCCCCGACGCCCATGAGCGGGCCCCCGACGACGTACAGAACTCGGAGGGGACCGAGGAGCCGGTGGAGCGGATCACCGACAAGGGGCTGCCCAAGCGGACCCCCCGGATCGCCGCGCCCGCGCCGGCCGCCGGACCGCGTCAGACGCCCGTCGACGCCGAGGCACTGCGCCGCCGCCTCGGCGGGTTCCACCGGGGTGCCAGCGAGGGCCGCCGCGACGTCGAGGCGGAGATCGAGGCGGAGTTCGAGGCGGACGACGCCGAACAGACGTCGGGGCTGCAGACGTCCACCGCACATGCCGTAGAAAACAAGGGGGACACAGTCGAGGAGGCAAGCAGTTGACCGCGTCCAGTACCTTCGGACTGAGCCATGAAGCCCGCAATCTGCACTG
This sequence is a window from Streptomyces ortus. Protein-coding genes within it:
- a CDS encoding MarR family winged helix-turn-helix transcriptional regulator, translating into MHEGGTGEGRRAGSGVPGSGVDQGAGGGGSVDQEFLALERELTVLLRRARASSGEMVREVHPDLESSAYGLLVRLEERGRQRATELAAYIGVGKATMSRQLRALEELGLVAREPDPADGRAWLVHLTDVGRERFGTVRDARRARYVRELANWERGEVAELARLLHRLNRGVERG
- a CDS encoding HAMP domain-containing sensor histidine kinase yields the protein MPGTTSGTTPPPPPPPGTSAGAGPGPGPVLGAGPAAGSWGDVRPFSIKTKLGTLVVVSVFITTGLLMIAVRTETELRFITVFSMIATLLITQFVAHSITAPLDEMNTVARGISHGDYTRRVRGADRRDELGDLAQTINRMADDLEAQERQRKELVANVSHELRTPIAGLRAVLENVVDGVSAADPETMRTALKQTERLGRLVETLLDLSRLDNGVVPLRKRRFEVWPYLSGVLKEANMVASARAGIASGSGSHTRTDVHLHLDVSPPELSAHADPERIHQVVANLIDNAVKHSPPHGRVTVKARRGDGPESLDLEVLDEGPGIPRSEWHRVFERFNRGGVVAPHGPGSDGGTGLGLAIARWAVDLHGGRIGVAESQRGCRIQVTLPGVPSPDRLT
- the lon gene encoding endopeptidase La, which gives rise to MTLTSEPLTLPVLPLDDEVVLPGMVVPLDLNDADVRAAVEAAQADARSSGSKPRVLLVPRIDGTYANTGVLGTVEQVGRLADGDPGALIRGRGRVRVGAGTTGPGAALWVEGTQVEETVPDPLPGAVTELVKEYKALATDWLKKRAAWQVVDRVQQIDDVSTLADNSGYSPFLTTAQKVELLETTDPVARLKLATEQLREHLAEQDVAESIAKDVQEGVDKQQREFLLRRQLEAVRKELRELNGEAEGEESDDYRARVEAADLPEKVREAALKEVEKLERSSDQSPEGSWIRTWLDTVLELPWSERTEDEYDIQGAKTVLDAEHAGLDDVKERITEYLAVRKRRNDRGLGVVGGRRGGAVLALVGPPGVGKTSLGESVAHAMGRKFVRVALGGVRDEAEIRGHRRTYVGALPGRIVRAIKEAGSMNPVVLLDEIDKVGSDFRGDPAAALLEVLDPAQNHTFRDHYLEVELDLSDVVFLATANVLEAIPEALLDRMELVRLDGYTEDEKVVIARDHLLPRQLERAGLESAEVTLDESALRKLAGEYTREAGVRNLERSVARLLRKIAAQHELGERELPFTVGEDDLRALIGRPHHVPESAQDPAERRTAVPGVATGLAVTGAGGDVLFVEASLADPETGAAGLTLTGQLGDVMKESAQIALSFLRSHGAELELPVADLKDRGVHIHFPAGAVPKDGPSAGVTMTTALASLLSGRLVRTDVAMTGEVSLTGRVLPIGGVKQKLLAAHRAGVTTVIIPKRNEADLDDVPAEVLDKLDVHAVTDVRQVLELALAPATNGAATEVPVAA
- a CDS encoding response regulator transcription factor — encoded protein: MEQTHTSHNGTAATPGAQRRVLVVEDDPTIVDAIAARLRAEGFLVQTAGDGPAAVDTAEAWQPDLLILDIMLPGFDGLEVCRRVQAARPVPVMMLTARDDETDMLVGLGVGADDYMTKPFSMRELAARVHVLLRRVERAALAASTPRSGILRLGELEIDHAQRRVRVRADDVHLTPTEFDLLVCLANTPRAVLSREQLLAEVWDWADASGTRTVDSHIKALRRKIGAERIRTVHGVGYALETPTP
- a CDS encoding sensor histidine kinase, producing the protein MRAPVQKMRPRRKGRQPASGGASGPTPNTPAPQDTPDPAGRGRPAHVRSRLIVAVAVVAAAIAGAGAPSVIAASGQLNDSQNLVTSAERTKDALALAHSLADERDEVTSYLAAGRPKGEAPSERRSTRVDRQVDELRVAAVEADAPASFLKTLDAIAAVRRSALTGESSALEAHQAYSTALTELHSLAEDLAEDIPPRAGSGAHALADLDTAVQQAASTRGLLLAALSVPTSKQTTTDPITGLPTTTTTSSAAATKQRDALTAAAQQAHVREQAALADFTGTAPKADRASYDSTVNGPDVASAEKYLASLADQPTLSDDELATSTKKLDAALSSRVELMRGVEASLNTQRAEELAQLRDDDVTGLEIRVAILGALMLLAVGVSTGMARSLTRPLSVLRRGSARLAAEPGTGDPVKFTGRNDEFAQVVRSVNTLHTHAVALQERLGTLEGDRKHLIGQRQKMADERDAFRTELAEATTRLEQVRQNIHGTYVSLALRTLGLVERQLGVIEGLEEREQDPERLATLFRLDHFATVMRRHSENLLVLAGAEHGHQHPGPVPLVDVVRAAVSEVERYERVRISALPPHAHLAGFAADDVSHLVAELLENASSFSPPDIPVEVSGWLLESGEVMLSVQDEGIGMTGERLESLNTRLTAFDPEDAYDEESGEGLGLGLYVVARLAHRHGVRVQLREQKQGGITAVVVLPKGLLAAAPAVAVPQATTARTPGGAAAMSLPGADAEVNSNVLYGRQDRDPLIAAAENTLRDRDATKDTDATGDTSDTDIAVAPPAPSGAPESSAAPDQAAAPESAAAAEATAAAEPAAAAGPSDAADPAGPAGPAGTAAPSDPEAGQVAGPETTMVLAAPVPPVPDGSAEPAAAGDASPSDAPAVRLPAQGGAGHRTETRRAPDPYAIGPDAHERAPDDVQNSEGTEEPVERITDKGLPKRTPRIAAPAPAAGPRQTPVDAEALRRRLGGFHRGASEGRRDVEAEIEAEFEADDAEQTSGLQTSTAHAVENKGDTVEEASS
- a CDS encoding lysozyme: MSVHLSGTAHPPRAVDPLRTRLGATGILLLSLSLSLFLSLFLAVSPLVARPAHAADVPARGSAYLGMGVIPHDGQDGLPTLSDATRTEGVDVSSHQGNVAWSTLWSSGVKWAYAKGTEGTYYTNPYFAQQYNGSYNVGMIRGAYHFATPDTTGGAAQANYFVNNGGGWSKDGRTLPGTLDIEWNPYGAACYGKTQSAMVTWIRDFLNQYKARTGRDAVIYTATSWWTQCTGDYAGFASANPLWVARYATAVGTLPAGWDYYTMWQYTSSGPTVGDHDKFNGALDRVVALANG
- a CDS encoding spermidine synthase, with the translated sequence MTAYDAPHGSPEVIDRREGPYGEVVLRRHGELLQIIANGCFLMDTSDGRSERLLVDAALGALDGRPEPEILIGGLGVGFSLAHAAADPRWGRIAVAERERAIIDWHRSGPLSELSAPALADPRTEIIEVDLVAHVNETSDTYDVLCLDIDNGPEWTVTEGNESLYSQAGLAACARVLRDGGVLAVWSAKPSPDFARTLRNAGFQQVRTEEIPVARGVPDVVHLAVRPG